A genome region from bacterium includes the following:
- a CDS encoding phosphodiesterase: MAGLTPETTYQLQLEDEKGRVGSPWPLKTFPAPESMPESFRLLAFTCAGGPDGFGLPGRQFFKPHEFRQRLFDDALKEKPDAAVAIGDQIYWDLRGGKMPPVGRNSALIKLVAGWYLKLFYGAFDRGSPLIGTKNEAVLTRIGDEQIADLYGTRFRSVPMLFISDDHDYFENDDAEEEIVTFPPDAFSRAAYKAMADLYYPPLPDGPSAETDRSFGTLRYGKLFEAPIFDCAGHLSLEGEDAGLVPPTVERWLLDRVKASEAHHFALIPSHPLGWTAGKWREWYPDVLAPDGYTGVVARGLMDDGGTGRLTSKAQKFLWPKGWWNQHQRLLGALVRRPSSRFIFSGDIHAQGAIKILESGKDDFSDAPVCSVLVGPVSTSDATWPSAARGIAATEPDWLTTSEIAPTREVNGFTILDFSKDAATARLFDCGGFDRNLKEDGHVQSVQEFEIG; encoded by the coding sequence ATTGCCGGGCTTACACCCGAGACGACGTACCAACTTCAGCTGGAAGACGAGAAGGGACGGGTCGGGTCGCCATGGCCGCTCAAGACCTTTCCGGCCCCAGAGAGCATGCCGGAGAGTTTTCGCCTGCTCGCCTTTACTTGTGCTGGCGGGCCCGACGGGTTTGGTTTGCCCGGCCGCCAGTTCTTCAAACCTCATGAATTCAGACAGCGACTATTTGACGATGCCCTGAAAGAGAAACCTGACGCCGCGGTGGCTATCGGCGACCAGATCTACTGGGATCTTCGCGGCGGAAAGATGCCTCCAGTGGGACGAAACTCTGCACTGATCAAACTGGTTGCGGGCTGGTATCTGAAGCTATTCTACGGCGCCTTTGATCGCGGAAGCCCGCTGATTGGCACCAAGAATGAAGCTGTGCTCACGCGCATCGGTGACGAGCAGATCGCGGACCTCTACGGCACGCGCTTTCGCTCAGTCCCGATGTTATTCATTTCCGACGATCACGACTATTTTGAAAACGACGATGCCGAAGAAGAAATCGTCACCTTTCCCCCCGATGCGTTCAGCAGAGCTGCCTACAAGGCCATGGCCGACCTCTACTACCCGCCTTTGCCGGATGGACCTTCTGCCGAAACAGACCGGTCTTTTGGCACGCTGCGTTATGGCAAACTCTTCGAAGCGCCGATATTTGACTGCGCCGGTCATCTTTCCCTCGAAGGTGAGGACGCCGGGCTTGTTCCCCCGACCGTCGAGCGCTGGCTCCTCGATCGTGTGAAGGCCTCTGAGGCGCACCACTTCGCACTCATTCCCTCCCACCCCCTCGGATGGACCGCTGGAAAGTGGAGAGAATGGTACCCGGACGTCTTGGCGCCGGACGGTTACACCGGCGTCGTCGCCAGAGGCCTGATGGACGATGGGGGCACAGGCCGTTTGACATCGAAGGCACAGAAATTTCTCTGGCCAAAGGGCTGGTGGAATCAGCACCAACGTCTGTTGGGTGCTCTCGTTAGGCGACCGTCCAGTCGCTTCATCTTCTCCGGTGACATTCATGCTCAGGGGGCAATCAAGATCCTTGAAAGCGGGAAGGATGATTTCTCGGATGCGCCGGTCTGCTCCGTTCTGGTCGGACCCGTCAGCACGTCTGACGCAACCTGGCCATCGGCCGCTCGAGGGATCGCAGCGACCGAGCCAGACTGGTTGACCACTTCGGAAATTGCACCAACTCGAGAAGTCAACGGGTTCACCATCCTCGACTTCAGCAAGGATGCAGCAACAGCCCGGCTTTTTGATTGCGGCGGATTTGATCGGAATCTGAAAGAAGACGGTCACGTGCAGAGCGTTCAGGAGTTTGAGATTGGATAG
- a CDS encoding nitronate monooxygenase, translating to MNTPKIADIFDVDFPLFAFSHCRDVVVAVSKAGGMGVFGAVHFTPEQLREELAWIDEHIDGHPYGIDLVMPEKFVRNEGGEEFDPAKLWDLIPDEYPRFAEEICDRHGVSQLSDQAEVRDTSSLAWSERVAREQLEIVLGFSPALLVNALGVPPTDVVERVHARGIKIAALVGRVRHAIKQKEAGVDIIIANGHEAAGHTGDITTMVLVPQVVEAVAPIPVLAAGGIGSGKQMAAAMVLGAQGAWCGSLWLTSAESELPPEVRQKLIEAGSELTARTRCVTGKPARHLITPYTEAWDDPETLDPLPMPLQTMATTSALTRISRKVHKEAGAQDLVTTPAGQVIGMIKEVSSCRQIVQEMKEDYVESLGRIDELIR from the coding sequence ATGAATACGCCGAAAATTGCCGACATCTTCGACGTCGACTTCCCGCTTTTCGCTTTCTCGCATTGCCGCGACGTCGTGGTGGCAGTCAGCAAAGCCGGTGGCATGGGCGTATTTGGCGCCGTGCACTTCACGCCCGAGCAACTGAGGGAAGAGCTCGCCTGGATCGATGAACATATCGACGGCCACCCCTATGGCATCGATCTGGTGATGCCGGAAAAATTTGTCCGCAACGAAGGTGGTGAGGAATTCGATCCGGCCAAGCTCTGGGACCTGATTCCCGATGAGTACCCGCGTTTTGCCGAGGAAATCTGCGATCGCCACGGGGTCTCACAACTATCCGATCAGGCAGAAGTGCGTGACACCTCTTCACTGGCCTGGTCAGAGCGCGTGGCCCGTGAACAATTGGAGATCGTCCTGGGATTCTCACCCGCGCTGTTGGTGAACGCGCTCGGCGTGCCCCCGACCGATGTGGTGGAGCGTGTCCACGCCAGAGGCATCAAGATCGCCGCTCTCGTCGGTCGTGTACGCCACGCGATCAAACAGAAGGAAGCGGGCGTAGACATCATCATCGCCAATGGTCACGAGGCAGCGGGGCATACCGGTGATATCACCACAATGGTTCTGGTTCCCCAGGTCGTAGAAGCCGTTGCGCCGATTCCTGTCTTGGCAGCTGGAGGCATCGGCTCGGGCAAGCAGATGGCCGCCGCGATGGTGCTAGGGGCGCAGGGTGCGTGGTGCGGGTCGCTATGGCTGACCAGTGCCGAATCCGAACTTCCTCCAGAGGTGCGACAGAAACTGATCGAGGCGGGTTCTGAGCTCACGGCCCGTACCCGCTGCGTCACCGGCAAGCCTGCGCGCCACCTGATCACTCCCTACACCGAAGCCTGGGATGATCCGGAGACACTGGATCCATTGCCGATGCCCTTGCAGACCATGGCCACCACCTCGGCATTGACGCGGATCAGCCGGAAGGTTCACAAGGAAGCGGGTGCCCAGGACCTCGTCACGACACCGGCGGGCCAGGTCATCGGCATGATCAAAGAGGTCAGCAGCTGCAGGCAGATCGTGCAGGAGATGAAAGAGGACTATGTCGAATCACTGGGGCGCATCGACGAATTGATTCGCTAG